A portion of the Achromobacter sp. MFA1 R4 genome contains these proteins:
- the gatC gene encoding Asp-tRNA(Asn)/Glu-tRNA(Gln) amidotransferase subunit GatC, with amino-acid sequence MALNDTDVARIARLARIELTPDQRTVAQAELNGILHLIERLQSVDTQGVEPLAHPLSAHEDIVLRLREDAVTEAGSEARRQELLANAPDAQDGLFLVPKVLE; translated from the coding sequence ATGGCGCTCAATGACACAGATGTGGCCCGCATTGCCCGGCTGGCCAGAATCGAACTGACCCCCGACCAGCGCACCGTCGCGCAGGCCGAACTCAACGGCATCCTCCACCTGATCGAACGGCTTCAGTCCGTCGATACCCAAGGCGTCGAACCCCTGGCGCATCCCTTGTCCGCCCACGAGGACATCGTATTGCGCCTGCGTGAAGACGCCGTGACCGAAGCCGGTTCGGAAGCCCGCCGCCAGGAACTGCTGGCCAACGCGCCCGACGCCCAGGACGGCCTGTTCCTGGTTCCCAAGGTCCTGGAATAA
- a CDS encoding rod shape-determining protein: protein MFGFLRSYFSSDMAIDLGTANTLIYVRGKGIVLDEPSVVAIRHEGGPHGKKIIQAVGHEAKQMLGRVPGNIEAIRPMKDGVIADFTVTEQMLKQFIRMVHPRNMLAPSPRIIVCVPCGSTQVERRAIRESALGAGASHVFLIEEPMAAAIGAGLAVSDASGSMVVDIGGGTTEVAVISLGGMVYKGSVRVGGDKFDEAIVNYIRRNYGMLIGEPTAELIKKEIGSAFPGSEVREIEVKGRNLAEGVPRSFTVSSNEILESLTDPLNQIVSAVKIALEQTPPELGADITDKGIALTGGGALLRDLDRLLQEETGLPVVVADDPLTCVVRGCGEALEHLEKLGAIFIND from the coding sequence ATGTTCGGATTCCTGCGCAGTTATTTTTCCAGCGATATGGCGATTGACCTCGGTACCGCCAATACGCTGATTTACGTCCGCGGCAAGGGCATCGTGCTCGATGAACCGTCCGTGGTCGCAATCCGTCATGAAGGCGGCCCCCACGGCAAGAAGATCATCCAGGCCGTCGGGCACGAAGCCAAGCAGATGCTCGGCCGAGTTCCCGGCAACATCGAGGCCATCCGGCCCATGAAGGACGGCGTGATCGCCGACTTCACGGTGACCGAGCAGATGCTCAAGCAGTTCATTCGCATGGTGCACCCCCGCAACATGCTGGCCCCCAGCCCGCGGATCATCGTCTGCGTGCCTTGCGGCTCCACCCAGGTCGAACGCCGCGCCATCCGTGAATCGGCGCTGGGCGCCGGCGCTTCGCACGTCTTCCTGATCGAAGAACCCATGGCCGCCGCCATCGGCGCCGGCCTGGCCGTGTCCGATGCCAGCGGTTCGATGGTCGTCGACATCGGCGGCGGCACCACCGAAGTGGCCGTCATCTCGCTGGGCGGCATGGTCTACAAGGGTTCCGTGCGCGTCGGCGGCGACAAGTTCGACGAAGCCATCGTCAACTACATCCGCCGCAACTACGGCATGCTGATCGGCGAACCCACGGCCGAACTGATCAAGAAGGAAATCGGCTCGGCGTTCCCGGGTTCCGAAGTCCGCGAAATCGAAGTCAAGGGCCGCAACCTGGCCGAAGGCGTGCCGCGCAGCTTCACGGTGTCGTCCAACGAGATCCTGGAATCGCTGACCGATCCGCTCAACCAGATCGTGTCCGCCGTCAAGATCGCCCTGGAACAGACGCCGCCCGAGCTGGGCGCCGACATCACCGACAAGGGTATCGCCCTGACCGGCGGCGGCGCATTGCTGCGCGACCTGGACCGCCTGCTCCAGGAAGAAACCGGCCTGCCGGTCGTGGTGGCCGACGATCCCCTGACCTGCGTCGTGCGCGGTTGCGGCGAGGCGCTCGAACACCTTGAGAAACTGGGCGCCATCTTTATCAACGACTAA
- the mreC gene encoding rod shape-determining protein MreC, translating into MQRQGTPPLFRRGPPAEVRLVVLVVLALALIVMDSQWRMLEPARRAISVALYPFQRAVMAPRDLVQQVNEWVNAANLIRSENEALQRQRIELAQVASHAAQLAAENSQLRRLLGVTDTVAQSAVVVEVMYEPTNAFTQRLVFNKGSKDGLAPGMPVIDEGGVVGQIVRVTPMTAEAALVTDEQVSIPVQLLRNGLRLIAFGGNSPGKMEVRYLAANADIKEGDTIVTSGVGGLFPAGLPVAKVTSVERDTASGFARAVCEPLAHPERYRHFLVLQVDVDRAESNRQEVDSGGSE; encoded by the coding sequence ATGCAACGACAAGGGACTCCCCCCCTATTCAGGCGCGGCCCACCAGCCGAGGTGCGGCTCGTTGTTCTGGTCGTCCTGGCCCTGGCTCTGATCGTCATGGATTCGCAATGGCGCATGCTGGAACCGGCGCGCCGGGCGATTTCCGTGGCGCTTTATCCTTTCCAGCGCGCCGTCATGGCGCCGCGCGACCTGGTCCAGCAAGTCAATGAGTGGGTCAACGCGGCCAATCTCATCCGCAGCGAAAACGAGGCCCTGCAGCGCCAGCGCATCGAACTGGCGCAGGTGGCCTCCCATGCGGCCCAACTGGCCGCCGAAAACTCCCAACTGCGTCGCCTGCTGGGCGTGACCGACACCGTGGCGCAGTCCGCCGTGGTGGTCGAAGTCATGTACGAGCCCACCAACGCCTTCACCCAGCGCCTGGTCTTCAACAAGGGCAGCAAGGACGGGCTCGCCCCGGGCATGCCCGTGATCGACGAAGGCGGGGTGGTCGGCCAGATCGTGCGCGTGACGCCCATGACCGCCGAGGCGGCGCTCGTCACCGACGAGCAGGTCTCCATTCCCGTGCAACTGCTGCGCAACGGACTGCGCCTCATCGCGTTCGGCGGCAATTCGCCCGGCAAGATGGAAGTGCGCTACCTGGCGGCCAATGCCGACATCAAGGAAGGGGATACTATTGTCACCAGCGGCGTCGGCGGCCTGTTCCCCGCCGGCCTGCCCGTGGCCAAGGTGACCTCGGTGGAACGCGATACCGCATCGGGCTTCGCGCGCGCCGTGTGTGAACCGCTGGCCCACCCCGAACGCTATCGCCACTTCCTGGTTCTACAGGTGGATGTGGATCGCGCCGAATCCAACCGTCAGGAGGTCGATTCCGGTGGATCGGAGTAA
- the mreD gene encoding rod shape-determining protein MreD — translation MHPDRLSGPAHAVFVWGTVLLAWLVSLLPWRLWQGAPDVLLLIIAFWCVHEPRRVGLFTAFFFGLLMDVHDAGLLGEHALSYTLVAYGAVVLHRRLQRFDLWSQAMHMLPVFFIARFLTQIIHAWLAGKWPGWEWGISVLLTTALWPLAGWVLHLPQRGVDDAESSSA, via the coding sequence GTGCATCCCGACAGGCTGTCCGGCCCGGCGCACGCCGTGTTCGTGTGGGGCACCGTGCTCCTCGCATGGCTGGTGTCGTTGCTGCCGTGGCGCCTGTGGCAGGGCGCGCCCGACGTGCTGCTGCTCATCATCGCCTTCTGGTGCGTCCACGAGCCGCGCCGCGTCGGCCTGTTCACGGCCTTCTTCTTCGGCCTGCTGATGGACGTGCACGATGCCGGCCTGCTGGGCGAGCATGCCTTGTCCTACACGCTCGTGGCCTACGGCGCCGTCGTCCTGCATCGCCGCCTGCAGCGGTTCGATCTCTGGAGCCAGGCGATGCACATGCTGCCTGTGTTCTTCATCGCCCGTTTCCTGACCCAGATCATCCACGCGTGGCTGGCCGGAAAATGGCCGGGCTGGGAGTGGGGCATCAGCGTGTTGCTGACGACCGCCCTGTGGCCGTTGGCGGGCTGGGTGCTGCACCTGCCGCAACGCGGTGTCGACGACGCCGAATCTTCCTCCGCCTGA
- the mrdA gene encoding penicillin-binding protein 2 — translation MFEFKKTGQQQKQRFRLRAWVGGAFALVCFGVLVGRFWYLQVDRYEGLSERADRNRIAVVPIPPRRGEILDRNGEVLARNYRTYTLEVVPAQAGNMNELFERLTQVVYISPSDQRRFKRRAAESSRYASLQLRNNLNDTEAAWFAAHAFQFPGVELRARWVREYPQGVSAAHVVGYIGRIADNDIEELDRAGQLGNYRGTEVIGKKGIEKTWEEQLHGRTGLEEVEVTAGGRPMRTLRRIDPVPGSDIMLSIDMGLQKVAEEAFAGQRGALVAIDPDTGEVLAFVSQPSFDPNLFVDGIDVDNWRMLNESPDHPLINRPLYGTYPIGSTYKPFVGLAALELGKRRATDRISDPGYYEFGGQKFRNAGGAAYGMTDMHKAIVVSSDTYFYSLGPEIGVNALHDFTKQFGFGQITGIDLEGEKRGVLPSTDWKRAAYKDKERQRWYAGETISVAVGQGYNAFTLLQLAQGTSTLANNGLYRRPHLVHAVRDSRTGVAKPTEAPPDYRIPLKQANVDVIKNAMADVVKAGTARRAFANTPYQAAGKTGTAQVFSLRGGHYRASAIDERLRDHALFMGFAPLEHPRIAVALIVENAGWGASVAAPVARKVFDYWLAKDRQDKIVRPEAADAMATVDTITSDLVRQQ, via the coding sequence ATGTTTGAATTCAAGAAAACCGGCCAGCAGCAGAAGCAGCGCTTCCGCCTGCGCGCCTGGGTGGGCGGCGCCTTTGCGCTGGTCTGCTTTGGCGTGCTGGTGGGCCGGTTCTGGTACCTGCAGGTCGACCGCTACGAAGGCCTGTCCGAACGCGCCGACCGCAACCGCATCGCGGTCGTGCCGATCCCGCCCCGCCGCGGCGAGATCCTGGACCGCAACGGCGAGGTCCTGGCCCGCAACTATCGCACCTACACCCTCGAAGTCGTGCCCGCGCAGGCGGGCAACATGAACGAACTCTTCGAGCGCCTGACCCAGGTCGTCTACATCAGCCCGTCCGACCAGCGCCGCTTCAAGCGCCGCGCGGCCGAGTCCAGCCGCTACGCCAGCCTGCAATTGCGCAACAACCTGAACGACACCGAGGCGGCCTGGTTCGCCGCGCACGCGTTCCAGTTCCCTGGCGTGGAATTGCGCGCCCGCTGGGTGCGCGAGTACCCGCAAGGCGTGTCCGCCGCGCACGTGGTGGGCTACATCGGCCGCATCGCCGACAACGACATCGAAGAGCTGGACCGCGCCGGACAGCTCGGCAACTATCGCGGCACTGAGGTCATCGGCAAGAAGGGCATCGAGAAGACCTGGGAAGAACAACTGCACGGACGCACGGGCCTGGAAGAAGTCGAAGTCACCGCCGGCGGCCGCCCCATGCGCACGTTGCGCCGCATCGATCCGGTGCCGGGCTCGGACATCATGCTGTCCATCGACATGGGCCTGCAGAAGGTGGCCGAAGAGGCGTTCGCGGGACAGCGCGGCGCGCTGGTCGCCATCGATCCGGACACGGGCGAGGTCCTGGCCTTCGTGTCGCAGCCGTCCTTCGACCCCAACCTGTTCGTGGACGGCATCGACGTGGACAACTGGCGCATGCTGAACGAATCGCCGGACCATCCGCTGATCAACCGTCCCCTGTACGGCACGTACCCCATCGGGTCCACATACAAGCCGTTCGTGGGCCTGGCCGCGCTGGAGCTGGGCAAGCGCCGCGCGACCGACCGCATCTCGGACCCCGGCTATTACGAATTCGGCGGACAGAAATTCCGCAACGCGGGGGGCGCGGCCTACGGCATGACGGACATGCACAAGGCCATTGTCGTGTCCTCCGACACCTATTTCTACTCGCTCGGCCCCGAGATCGGCGTGAACGCGCTGCACGACTTCACCAAGCAGTTCGGATTCGGCCAGATCACCGGCATCGACCTGGAAGGCGAGAAGCGCGGCGTGCTGCCGTCCACCGACTGGAAGCGCGCGGCCTACAAGGACAAGGAGCGCCAGCGCTGGTACGCAGGCGAAACGATCTCCGTGGCGGTCGGACAGGGCTACAACGCCTTCACGTTGCTGCAGCTGGCGCAGGGCACGTCCACGCTGGCCAACAACGGCCTGTACCGCCGCCCGCATCTGGTGCACGCGGTGCGCGACTCGCGCACGGGCGTGGCCAAGCCTACCGAGGCGCCGCCCGACTACCGCATTCCGCTCAAGCAGGCCAATGTGGACGTGATCAAGAACGCCATGGCCGACGTGGTGAAGGCCGGCACGGCGCGCCGCGCGTTCGCCAACACCCCCTACCAGGCCGCCGGCAAGACCGGCACCGCGCAGGTGTTCAGCCTGCGCGGCGGCCACTACCGCGCCAGCGCCATCGATGAGCGCCTGCGCGACCACGCGCTCTTCATGGGCTTCGCCCCGCTGGAACACCCGCGCATCGCCGTGGCGCTGATCGTCGAGAACGCGGGCTGGGGCGCCAGCGTGGCAGCCCCCGTCGCGCGCAAGGTGTTCGACTACTGGCTGGCCAAGGACCGCCAGGACAAGATCGTGCGGCCCGAGGCCGCCGATGCCATGGCGACCGTCGACACCATCACCTCCGATCTGGTGCGCCAACAATGA
- the rodA gene encoding rod shape-determining protein RodA has protein sequence MKRLGLILLRVFTAFDWPLLAILLMFAALGLTVMHSAVGGTDWRFAEQSRNFIIAFFAMWTMALIPPKLLMKLALPFYVVGVVLLLGVEFFGETSKGATRWLNLGVTRIQPSEMMKIAVPMMLAWYFQRHEGAVRVRDFLAAAAMLAAPFGLIVLQPDLGTALLVFGAGFFVIYFAGLSFKLLVPVLLAGVIGIGTLVYYEDQLCEPDVDWVVLHDYQKHRVCTLLNPSSDPLGKGFHTIQSMIAVGSGGVYGKGYMKGTQTHLDFIPERTTDFIFAVYAEEFGLYGGIAILVLYGLMMARGLTIASRASSQFGRLLAGALTMMMFIYVFVNIGMVTGILPVVGVPLPFMSYGGTALFTMGIAFGIMMSISRHRSVKT, from the coding sequence ATGAAGCGTCTTGGCCTCATCCTGCTGCGCGTCTTCACGGCCTTCGACTGGCCGCTGCTGGCCATCCTGCTGATGTTCGCGGCGCTGGGCCTGACGGTGATGCATTCGGCCGTCGGCGGCACCGACTGGCGTTTCGCGGAACAGTCGCGCAACTTCATCATCGCGTTCTTCGCGATGTGGACGATGGCGCTGATACCGCCCAAGCTCCTGATGAAGCTGGCCTTGCCCTTCTATGTGGTGGGCGTCGTGCTGCTGCTGGGCGTCGAGTTCTTCGGCGAGACCAGCAAGGGCGCGACCCGCTGGCTGAACCTGGGCGTCACGCGCATCCAGCCTTCGGAAATGATGAAAATCGCGGTGCCCATGATGCTGGCCTGGTACTTCCAGCGCCACGAAGGCGCCGTGCGCGTACGCGACTTCCTGGCCGCCGCCGCAATGCTGGCCGCGCCCTTCGGCCTGATCGTGCTGCAGCCCGACCTGGGCACGGCGCTGCTCGTCTTCGGCGCCGGCTTCTTCGTGATCTATTTCGCCGGGCTGTCGTTCAAGCTGCTGGTGCCGGTCTTGCTGGCCGGCGTCATCGGCATCGGCACGCTGGTCTATTACGAAGATCAGCTCTGCGAACCCGATGTGGACTGGGTCGTGCTGCACGACTACCAGAAGCACCGCGTCTGCACGCTGCTCAACCCCAGCTCGGACCCGCTGGGCAAGGGCTTCCACACGATCCAGTCGATGATCGCGGTGGGCTCGGGCGGTGTGTACGGCAAGGGCTATATGAAAGGGACGCAGACGCACCTGGATTTCATCCCCGAACGCACGACCGACTTCATCTTTGCCGTGTACGCCGAGGAATTCGGCCTGTATGGCGGCATCGCGATCCTGGTGCTGTACGGCCTGATGATGGCGCGCGGCCTGACGATCGCTTCCCGGGCCTCATCCCAGTTCGGCCGGCTGCTGGCCGGGGCGCTGACGATGATGATGTTCATCTATGTATTCGTGAACATCGGGATGGTGACGGGGATCCTGCCGGTGGTGGGCGTGCCGTTACCGTTCATGAGCTACGGGGGGACGGCGTTGTTCACGATGGGGATTGCGTTCGGGATCATGATGAGTATCAGCCGGCATCGGTCGGTGAAGACGTGA
- a CDS encoding Ldh family oxidoreductase, giving the protein MRITIAQANEYGRRVLMAQGVPEDIARDVAEHLVESDRVGYTSHGLSILTNYRRVLSEGLAQPDGRPELVNDRGAMLAYDGHHGLGQYVGKVVIEKAIERTQEHGQCILTLRHSHHLGRMGHFGEMVAAKGLILLAFTNVINRSPTVAPFGGAQACLTTNPLCFAGPLPGGRPPFIVDMATSSIAVNKARVLAAKGEQAPPGSLIDAEGNPTTDPGALFTDPPGALLPFGGHKGYALGLVAELLAGVLSGGGTIQPEHPRIGVATNNMFALLLDPQVDFNTDWRSMEVGAFIDYLHACKPQPGVESVQYPGEYEARNRAVNADSVEFDSRIWDGLTKLATELGVPEVLPG; this is encoded by the coding sequence ATGAGAATCACCATCGCCCAAGCCAATGAGTACGGCCGCCGGGTGCTGATGGCGCAAGGCGTGCCCGAGGATATCGCGCGGGACGTGGCCGAGCACCTGGTCGAGTCCGACCGGGTGGGCTACACCAGCCACGGGCTGTCCATCCTGACGAATTACCGCCGCGTGCTGTCCGAGGGACTGGCGCAGCCCGATGGCCGCCCCGAGCTGGTCAACGACCGCGGCGCGATGCTGGCGTACGACGGCCACCATGGACTCGGGCAGTACGTGGGCAAGGTCGTCATCGAGAAGGCGATCGAGCGCACGCAGGAACACGGACAGTGCATCCTGACGCTGCGCCACAGCCATCACCTGGGCCGCATGGGCCATTTCGGCGAGATGGTGGCGGCCAAGGGGCTGATCCTGCTGGCGTTCACCAATGTGATCAACCGCTCGCCGACCGTCGCGCCTTTCGGCGGCGCGCAGGCGTGCCTGACCACGAATCCGCTGTGCTTCGCCGGGCCGCTGCCGGGCGGGCGTCCGCCCTTCATCGTGGACATGGCCACCAGCTCGATCGCCGTGAACAAGGCCCGCGTGCTGGCCGCCAAAGGTGAACAGGCGCCGCCGGGGTCGCTGATCGACGCAGAAGGCAACCCGACCACCGACCCGGGCGCGCTGTTCACCGATCCGCCGGGCGCGCTGCTGCCGTTCGGCGGGCACAAGGGGTATGCACTGGGCCTGGTGGCCGAACTGCTGGCCGGCGTGCTGTCGGGCGGCGGCACGATCCAGCCTGAACATCCGCGCATCGGCGTGGCGACGAACAACATGTTCGCGCTGCTGCTGGATCCGCAGGTCGACTTCAATACGGACTGGCGGTCGATGGAGGTGGGCGCATTCATCGACTACCTGCATGCCTGCAAGCCGCAGCCGGGGGTTGAATCGGTGCAGTATCCGGGTGAATACGAGGCGCGGAACCGGGCGGTCAATGCGGATTCGGTGGAGTTTGATAGCCGGATCTGGGATGGGCTGACGAAGCTGGCTACGGAATTGGGGGTGCCGGAGGTGCTGCCGGGGTAG
- a CDS encoding DASS family sodium-coupled anion symporter: protein MAAETAVPASQAPKKAKVPIGLIAGILVMIGVLMMPLPADLPVAGHRMLAILAFAVVVWITEAVSYEASAIMITTLMAFLLGTAPTIKDPNVLYGTSAAISMALTGFANSALALVTGALFIAAAMTFTGLDRRIALVTLSKVGTSTRRILIGCIAVTIVLSLVVPSATARSAAVVPIMMGVIAAFGVDKRSNIAAGIMIIVAQATSIWNVGIQTAAAQNLLTVGFMEKMLGERVAWSDWLIAGAPWSLIMSAVLIVIVLKLLPPESNSIAGGKEAVEKSLLDLGPMTGAQKRLMAVSIMLLLFWSTEGKLHKFDTTSTTYFGLVLLMLPRFGVMTWKDVQSRIPWGTVIVFGVGISLGTALLTTQAGQWLGNQVVQHTGLDHLGPLAIFAILAAFLIVIHLGFASATALTSAMLPILISVLATLPGDFSRLGMTMLLGFVVSYGFILPINAPQNMVCLGTETFNAKQFAKVGIIVTIVGYLLMLLMGMTYWRWLGWL from the coding sequence ATGGCCGCGGAAACCGCTGTCCCCGCCTCGCAAGCCCCAAAGAAAGCCAAAGTTCCCATCGGCCTGATCGCCGGCATCCTTGTGATGATCGGCGTGTTGATGATGCCCCTGCCCGCAGACCTGCCCGTGGCCGGGCACCGCATGCTGGCCATCCTGGCATTCGCCGTGGTGGTCTGGATCACCGAAGCGGTTTCTTATGAAGCCAGCGCCATCATGATCACGACGCTGATGGCGTTCCTGCTGGGCACGGCGCCCACCATCAAAGACCCCAACGTCCTCTACGGCACCTCGGCCGCCATCAGCATGGCGCTGACCGGCTTTGCAAACTCGGCGCTGGCGCTCGTCACCGGCGCCTTGTTCATTGCCGCCGCCATGACCTTCACGGGGCTGGACCGGCGCATCGCGCTGGTGACGCTGTCCAAGGTGGGCACCAGCACCCGGCGCATCCTCATCGGATGTATCGCGGTCACCATCGTGCTCAGCCTGGTCGTGCCCAGCGCCACCGCGCGCAGCGCGGCCGTGGTGCCCATCATGATGGGCGTGATCGCGGCCTTCGGCGTGGACAAGCGCTCGAACATCGCGGCCGGCATCATGATCATCGTGGCGCAGGCCACGAGCATCTGGAACGTCGGCATCCAGACCGCTGCGGCGCAGAACCTGCTGACGGTCGGCTTCATGGAAAAGATGCTGGGCGAACGCGTGGCGTGGTCGGACTGGCTGATCGCCGGCGCCCCCTGGTCGCTGATCATGTCGGCGGTGCTGATCGTCATCGTGCTCAAGCTGCTGCCGCCCGAAAGCAACAGCATCGCCGGCGGCAAGGAAGCCGTCGAGAAGTCGCTGCTTGACCTTGGCCCCATGACCGGCGCGCAGAAGCGCCTGATGGCGGTGTCGATCATGCTGCTGCTGTTCTGGTCGACGGAAGGCAAGCTGCACAAGTTCGACACCACGTCGACCACTTACTTCGGCCTGGTGCTGCTGATGCTGCCGCGCTTTGGCGTGATGACGTGGAAGGACGTGCAATCGCGCATTCCATGGGGCACGGTGATTGTGTTCGGCGTGGGCATCAGCCTGGGCACCGCCCTCCTGACGACGCAGGCCGGCCAATGGCTGGGCAACCAGGTGGTGCAGCACACCGGGCTGGACCATCTGGGACCGCTCGCGATCTTCGCCATCCTGGCCGCTTTCCTCATCGTCATCCACCTGGGTTTTGCCAGCGCGACCGCGTTGACCTCGGCCATGCTGCCCATCCTGATTTCGGTGCTGGCGACGCTGCCGGGCGATTTCAGCCGACTCGGCATGACGATGCTGCTGGGCTTCGTGGTCAGCTATGGCTTCATCCTGCCGATCAACGCGCCGCAGAACATGGTGTGCCTGGGCACGGAGACTTTCAATGCCAAGCAGTTCGCCAAGGTCGGGATCATCGTCACCATCGTGGGCTATCTGCTGATGCTGCTGATGGGCATGACCTACTGGCGCTGGCTGGGCTGGCTGTAA
- the slmA gene encoding nucleoid occlusion factor SlmA, with product MASKPGERKTQILQTLAEMLEQPHASRITTAALAARLEVSEAALYRHFASKAQMFEGLIEFIETSIFTLVNQIATAEPYGVPQAHKTVAMLLTFSERNKGMTRVLTGDALVTEDNRLQERINHINDRIEASLKQSLRIAITDGGLPQEANVAAHASLLTHLVLGRWLRYAQSGWRVAPTLHLDEQLRLALG from the coding sequence ATGGCGAGCAAACCCGGCGAGCGCAAGACCCAGATTCTGCAGACCCTGGCCGAGATGCTGGAGCAGCCGCACGCCTCCCGCATCACGACGGCCGCCCTGGCCGCGCGCCTGGAGGTCTCGGAAGCGGCGCTCTACCGGCATTTCGCGAGCAAGGCGCAGATGTTCGAAGGGCTGATCGAATTCATCGAGACCAGCATCTTCACGCTGGTGAACCAGATCGCCACCGCCGAACCCTATGGCGTGCCCCAGGCCCACAAGACCGTCGCGATGCTGCTGACCTTCTCGGAACGCAACAAGGGCATGACGCGGGTGCTGACCGGCGACGCGCTGGTCACGGAAGACAACCGGCTGCAGGAACGCATCAATCACATCAACGACCGGATCGAAGCGTCGCTCAAGCAGTCCCTGCGCATCGCCATCACCGACGGCGGCCTGCCCCAGGAAGCCAATGTCGCCGCGCACGCCAGCCTGCTGACGCACCTGGTCCTGGGCCGCTGGCTGCGCTATGCCCAGAGCGGCTGGCGCGTCGCCCCGACGCTGCATCTGGACGAACAGCTGCGGCTGGCCCTGGGCTGA
- a CDS encoding pyrimidine 5'-nucleotidase has product MRIHRQLLRPAVRLRRSRSLATGDSERLWLFDLDNTLHDTSHAIFSRIDHGMTMAVAEALNVDVDAANVVRSQYWKRYGATMIGMVRHHGVDAHEFLHRSHDFDVKPLVRSEKALAYKLRRLPGRKVLLTNAPLHYARSVLSHLGILRQFDSLWAIEHMRLHGEYRPKPSAALLRYVLAREGVPAHRAVLVEDTLANLRGARLAGLRTVHVYHPGTPFGRGRSHRPAYVDLRVNCVSDLLLRRRPLRG; this is encoded by the coding sequence ATGCGAATCCATCGACAATTGCTGCGGCCGGCGGTGCGCCTGCGCCGCTCGCGCAGCCTCGCCACGGGCGATTCCGAACGCCTGTGGCTGTTCGACCTGGACAACACGCTGCACGACACGTCGCACGCCATCTTTTCCAGGATAGACCACGGCATGACAATGGCCGTGGCCGAAGCGCTCAACGTGGACGTGGATGCCGCCAACGTGGTGCGTTCGCAGTACTGGAAGCGCTACGGCGCCACCATGATCGGCATGGTGCGCCATCACGGCGTGGACGCCCACGAATTCCTGCATCGCAGCCACGACTTCGACGTCAAGCCACTGGTGCGGTCGGAAAAGGCGCTGGCCTACAAGCTGCGCCGCCTGCCCGGCCGCAAGGTGCTGCTGACCAACGCACCGCTGCATTACGCGCGCTCGGTGCTGTCGCACCTGGGCATCCTGCGCCAGTTCGACAGCCTGTGGGCCATCGAGCACATGCGCCTGCACGGCGAATACCGGCCCAAGCCTTCGGCTGCCCTGCTGCGCTACGTGCTGGCGCGCGAGGGCGTCCCCGCCCACCGCGCCGTGCTGGTGGAAGACACGCTGGCCAACCTGCGCGGCGCCCGCCTCGCGGGGCTGCGCACGGTTCACGTCTACCATCCCGGCACCCCCTTCGGCCGCGGACGATCGCACCGCCCGGCCTACGTCGACTTGCGGGTAAACTGCGTCAGTGATTTATTGTTACGCCGACGCCCCCTGCGGGGCTGA
- the argB gene encoding acetylglutamate kinase translates to MTDTPDPAAVSSPAVKAAVLSEALPYIRRFHGKTIVVKYGGNAMTEERLQRSFAHDVVLLKLVGLNPVVVHGGGPQIDDALRRIGKQGTFIQGMRVTDAETMEVVEWVLGGQVQQDIVMMINEVGGKAVGLTGKDGGLIQAQKKLMANKDNPSEPIDIGFVGDITMVEPAVVKALQDDQFIPVISPIGYGDDGTAYNINADVVAGKMAEVLGAEKLLMLTNTPGVLDKSGKLLRSLSAQTIDELFADGTISGGMLPKISSALDAAKNGVNSVHIVDGRVPHCLLLEILTDQGVGTMISSH, encoded by the coding sequence ATGACCGACACCCCCGACCCTGCCGCCGTTTCGTCTCCTGCCGTCAAAGCCGCCGTGCTGTCCGAGGCTCTGCCGTATATCCGACGATTTCACGGCAAGACCATCGTGGTCAAGTACGGCGGCAACGCCATGACGGAAGAACGCTTGCAGCGCAGCTTCGCGCACGATGTCGTGCTGCTCAAGCTGGTGGGTCTGAACCCGGTGGTGGTGCACGGCGGCGGTCCGCAGATCGATGACGCCCTGCGCCGCATCGGCAAGCAAGGCACCTTCATCCAGGGCATGCGCGTCACCGACGCCGAAACCATGGAAGTCGTGGAATGGGTGCTGGGCGGCCAGGTCCAGCAGGACATCGTCATGATGATCAACGAGGTCGGCGGCAAGGCCGTCGGCCTGACCGGCAAGGACGGTGGACTGATCCAGGCCCAGAAAAAACTGATGGCCAACAAGGACAATCCGTCCGAGCCCATCGACATCGGCTTCGTCGGCGACATCACCATGGTCGAGCCGGCCGTCGTGAAGGCGCTGCAGGACGACCAGTTCATCCCCGTCATTTCGCCCATCGGCTATGGCGACGACGGCACGGCCTACAACATCAATGCCGACGTGGTCGCCGGCAAGATGGCCGAAGTCCTGGGCGCCGAAAAGCTGCTGATGCTGACCAACACCCCGGGCGTGCTGGACAAGAGCGGCAAGCTGCTGCGCAGCCTGTCCGCGCAGACCATCGACGAGCTCTTCGCCGACGGCACGATCTCCGGCGGCATGCTGCCCAAGATCTCGTCCGCGCTGGATGCCGCCAAGAACGGCGTGAACTCGGTGCACATCGTCGACGGCCGGGTGCCGCACTGCCTGCTGCTGGAAATCCTGACCGACCAGGGCGTCGGCACGATGATCAGCTCGCACTGA